One Acaryochloris thomasi RCC1774 genomic window, TTTTCAAGGCTTTTCGGTACTCGATCCAGTCCACGTTATGCTTTTGAGCTGCCACAGACATGCCATCGTCAATGCCACCTTCCATACCCTTAAGGCCACAAATATAGGTGTGGGTGTTCTCTCGTTGGATGAGGTCCCAGAGCGTATCGGCCTGTTCCGCAATTCGATGCTGAATATACATCTTGCCGCCGTCAGGGTTCTGCTGTTCTCGGCTGAGGGCGTAGGTCAGTTTAAACTGCTCCGGGAAGGTTTCTTGCAGCTCTTCAAGCTGTTCCTTGTATAAAATATTGGCGGTATACGGCACACCGAAGAACAGCCATGCCGTGCCCTTAAATTGATAGTCAGGATGTTGTTCCTTAAAGAGCCGCCATAGGTAAGCCCGGAAAGGCGCAATCCCAGTGCCAGTGGCAATCATAATGATATTGGCTTCGGGATCGTCAGGCAGCAGCATCTCTTTGCCGACCGGACCCGTGATCTTAACTTCATCGCCAGGTTGGAGCGATCGCAAGTAGCTCGAACAAGTGCCGTAAACCTGCTCATTAGTTTCAGGATGCTTGTATTCCAGTTGACGAACACAGAGCGAGACGGTTTGATCATTGCCCAGATCGCCATGTCGCGTCGAGGCAATGGAGTAGAGTCTTAGCTTATGGGGACGACCTTTTTCATCAGTACCTTCAGGGATAATGCCTAAGCTTTGGCCCTCTAGATAATGGAAATCACTGCCTGACAGATCAAACGTCAGGTGACGGACTGTACCTTCTCCACCCGCCTGCACTAGCTCCTCGTTTGCAATACACTTGCTGCTCAGAGGCTCTTTGGGGCGATAAATATTGACCGGTATTTTTTCTTGAAGTTGCATAGAATTCTAATATCAGGGCTGCAAATCAGTACCTATCACATGCGACGAAATCAACATGCAGCGTACGTTTCAATTGACTTAAGCCTACTCTCGACTCCCATGGACCACTGTTGCGATTACGACAGTTTCCAACAATATTTAGATTCAACATGGGGCAGAGAGGATTGATCTCTGCTCAAAGCAGTCCCCTGCGGCAGCTCTAAAAAAATATACTGGGAGAGAGGCGAGATCATTCACGGATGAGGAACGCAAGCGATCTGCATTATGGATAAAGTCTCTCAAACGGCTGTCTCAATGTTTGTTGCATCCGGTTTGTTGCTGTGCCCAGATGTTACTTTCGTTCTTCCGGCCGCGCAGGCTCAGGAGATCCAATCTGTTGATTTGTTGTTAGAAGAGGGCGATCTCCACTTGCAGAAGGGCCAGCTTTTCAAAGCATTAACCGCCTACGAACAGGCTTCTCTTCAACTGCGCAATCAAGCCGAGAAAGCCCAAACGCTGATTAAGACTGCAAAAATTCACAGTGGCCTTTTACAAGAATCGCAGGCGTTAGAGACAGCACTGCAGGCATTGGCGATCTACGAAACCCTCTCAGATCCGTTGGGTAAAGCAGAGGCGCTCACTGAGGTCGGGGATGCCTATCTCGACCTTGAACACAATCAAAAAGCTTTAGAGATCTTGCAGCAGGCGCTCACAATTCTGCAGCGAGAAAAACGGCCCACTCAACGAATCCGTCAGGGATTAGCCGAGACTCTCAACGATCTCGGTCGCGTTCATCGCAATCTAGAGCAGTATCCCCAGGCCAATCGGTTTTTTAAGCAATCCCTCGCCCTACATCGACGGATGGGCAATCAATTTGAAGTGGGTCGTCTGAAGGGTGCCATTGGCGGCACGTACGTGCTTCAAGGCCAGCGAACCCAGGCGGTCCCCTCTCTGAAAATGGCCCAGCAGACGCTTGCTCAAGTGTTAGCTGACAGCCAACGCAGCGGGAACCGTACGCTGGAGGCCCAGACAATTTATCACATGGGTCTCAACGCTCTTCTGGAAGGACAGCAGGGCTTAGAGCAGTTTGAGCAAGCGATCGCACTTTTTCGAGACCTCAACTATCGGGTTCGAGAAGCCGATGCCCTTTCGACTCTCGGCATTTATCACCAGATTCGAGGTCAGTTTGTTCAGCAGCTTCAATACGAGCAACAGGCCCAAGCGATTTTTCAAACCACAGGTGAACCGATCTACACCAACAACAGTTTGTCCACAGTCGGGCAGACCCTAAAACGACTGGGACGATACCCCGAAGCCATCAAGACTTACGAACAGGTCCTGGTCAACTATCGCAAATTGGGGCAGTCGTCTCCCCAACGAGATCGCTATCCGCTTCAGGTCAAGATGTCTCAGGTTCTTGCTAGGCTCGGTGCCGCACAAGCGAAACTGGGTCAGTACTCACAAGCAATTAAAACCCTTGAGGGCAGACTGAGTCCCTATACAGTGGTTCTCAAGTCGAATAGTCTCTCGTTTTCTGATCGAAAGCAGATGGTCAACCTTCTGCAGCAGCTAGGGGACGCCCATAATCAGATTGATCAGTACCCGCAAGCGCTCACTTATCTCAATCAGGCTTTAAAGCTCTCGCAGCCTCTGCAGGACCCTCTGGCCAGCACAGCCATTTACTCTAGCCTCGGGAACGTCTATGCTCGCCTAGGCCAGAATGACAAATCTCTAGATTTATACAGGCAAGCGCTTCAGCTATATCAACAGGCCCTAACGCAGACCGCAGAACAACTCGGGCACAATCCATCAGAGGTGGGGCAGCAATCCTCCGGTAGCAGCACCGGCCAAAATCTTCTGAGAATGGTTCAACCCACTGGCAACAACGATTTAAAGGCACTCGCGTTGTCAACGCTGGGAGCAGAATATGCGGAGCAAGGGCAGCCGAGTCAGGCTCTACAGACCTATCAGCAGGCTTTAGGGCTGTATCGGAGGG contains:
- a CDS encoding CHAT domain-containing protein, translating into MDKVSQTAVSMFVASGLLLCPDVTFVLPAAQAQEIQSVDLLLEEGDLHLQKGQLFKALTAYEQASLQLRNQAEKAQTLIKTAKIHSGLLQESQALETALQALAIYETLSDPLGKAEALTEVGDAYLDLEHNQKALEILQQALTILQREKRPTQRIRQGLAETLNDLGRVHRNLEQYPQANRFFKQSLALHRRMGNQFEVGRLKGAIGGTYVLQGQRTQAVPSLKMAQQTLAQVLADSQRSGNRTLEAQTIYHMGLNALLEGQQGLEQFEQAIALFRDLNYRVREADALSTLGIYHQIRGQFVQQLQYEQQAQAIFQTTGEPIYTNNSLSTVGQTLKRLGRYPEAIKTYEQVLVNYRKLGQSSPQRDRYPLQVKMSQVLARLGAAQAKLGQYSQAIKTLEGRLSPYTVVLKSNSLSFSDRKQMVNLLQQLGDAHNQIDQYPQALTYLNQALKLSQPLQDPLASTAIYSSLGNVYARLGQNDKSLDLYRQALQLYQQALTQTAEQLGHNPSEVGQQSSGSSTGQNLLRMVQPTGNNDLKALALSTLGAEYAEQGQPSQALQTYQQALGLYRRAGDRPQESLTLTSIGLLHLGQKRYPQAIESFQQKLALSRSLDNRSDTARTLSLIGDIHYQQKRYAQAEPMLREAADLWDSLQPGLSDQDRVTQRDSIVSTFDALQQTLIARDQPKAALEISERGRARAFVELLASRSAKVAKRQQPVEPLTIKQIQQVAQDQQATLVEYSIVDGQIFIWVVQPTGAIHLVRVDRLSGSLEKLIRNSRTAIGARGRGQIAVVPTSKGQSDQSQKSLQELHRLLIAPVAQYLPTDPEERVIFIPEGELFLAPFAAFQDRQGQALLQQHTVVTAPSIQVLTLTRQQQQRLTAGGEALIVGNPTMPRLAGQSAPLLPLPGAEKEAIAIAKMLNTQAITGSQATKTKIAQQMPKARLIHFATHGLLDNIQGSNDVQNLEIPGAIALAPDNTGEATDGFLTASDIGEMELTADLVVLSACDTGGGRITGDGVIGLSRSFLSSGVPSVVVSLWKVPDESTALLMTTFYQELQRGADKAQALRQAMLTTKQKYPNPLDWAAFTLIGEAE